One window from the genome of Blastopirellula retiformator encodes:
- the acnA gene encoding aconitate hydratase AcnA produces MGTVFDPFGARDTFSTPQGELGIYRIRRLQDQGLCDVDSLPYSIRILLEAVLRSCDGFVVSEDDVRRLAAWKPSNPDPSEVPFMPSRVVLQDFTGVPAVVDLAAMRSAMKRLGGDPNKINPLIPVDLVIDHSVQVDAFGHSDSLEKNVELEFQRNRERYEFLRWGQKALDNFRAVPPNVGIVHQVNLEFLAKGVFVREDAKGPVAIPDSLVGTDSHTTMINGLGVVGWGVGGIEAEAVMLGQPIYMLTPEVVGFEITGELPPGVTATDLVLTVTQILRKEGVVGKFVEFFGDGVSKMSLPDRATIANMAPEYGATMGFFPVDDETLNYLRRTGRTEEEVALVETYAKELGIFRTDDAPMPKFTTLVKLDVSTVEPSMAGPKRPQDRVALANMKSEFQRTLTAPIEQRGFALGEDELARTGTVENNGSSATIGHGAVVIAAITSCTNTSNPSVMLSAGLLARNAVAKGLRVPSYVKTSLAPGSRVVTDYLNKAGLMDDLEALGFSLVGYGCTTCIGNSGPLPDPVAAAVTSGNLVASAVLSGNRNFEGRVNPLVKANYLASPPLVVAYAIAGSTDIDLVTEPIGKDGEGNDVFLIDIWPTSEEVLATIDTALTPEMFQSQYNSAFESNPTWNKIAVVEGELYDWDESSTYIQEPPFMVDMGIEPEVLKPITGARVLALLGDSVTTDHISPAGAIAKDSPAGRYLIENGVEPIDFNSYGSRRGNDRVMHRGTFANIRIRNRLAPGTEGGWTRYLPTGEVMSIYDAAEKYKADGTPLVVLAGKEYGTGSSRDWAAKGTFLLGVTAVITSSFERIHRSNLVGMGVLPLEFPTGKSWETLGLTGEETFDIVVADDLKPGGEVPVKATRPDGSTLEFTAKCRIDTPVEMEYYRNGGILQTVLRKLLQG; encoded by the coding sequence ATGGGTACGGTTTTTGATCCGTTTGGCGCTCGCGATACGTTTTCGACTCCTCAGGGGGAATTGGGAATCTACCGAATTCGCCGGCTTCAGGATCAGGGACTCTGCGATGTAGACTCCCTCCCCTATTCGATCCGTATCCTGTTGGAAGCGGTTCTCCGTTCGTGCGACGGCTTCGTCGTGTCGGAAGATGACGTTCGCCGGTTGGCGGCCTGGAAGCCCAGCAACCCTGATCCGAGCGAAGTTCCCTTCATGCCGTCCCGCGTCGTGCTGCAAGACTTCACCGGCGTGCCGGCGGTGGTCGACCTGGCCGCGATGCGCAGCGCGATGAAGCGTCTCGGCGGCGACCCCAACAAAATTAACCCACTCATTCCGGTTGACCTGGTGATCGACCACTCGGTGCAGGTTGACGCCTTCGGCCACTCCGACTCGCTCGAAAAGAACGTCGAGCTTGAGTTCCAGCGCAACCGCGAACGTTACGAGTTCCTTCGCTGGGGCCAAAAGGCGCTCGACAATTTCCGCGCGGTGCCGCCGAACGTCGGCATTGTCCACCAGGTGAATCTCGAGTTCCTGGCCAAGGGGGTCTTCGTGCGTGAAGACGCAAAGGGCCCGGTCGCCATTCCGGACTCGCTGGTCGGTACCGATAGCCACACCACCATGATCAACGGCCTGGGGGTCGTCGGTTGGGGCGTCGGCGGTATCGAGGCCGAAGCGGTCATGCTGGGGCAGCCGATCTACATGCTGACCCCGGAAGTGGTCGGTTTTGAAATCACCGGCGAACTGCCGCCGGGCGTCACCGCCACCGACCTGGTGCTGACCGTGACCCAGATCCTCCGCAAGGAAGGTGTCGTTGGCAAGTTCGTCGAGTTCTTTGGTGACGGCGTTAGCAAGATGAGCCTGCCCGACCGAGCCACGATTGCCAACATGGCGCCCGAATATGGCGCCACGATGGGCTTCTTCCCGGTCGACGACGAAACGCTCAACTATCTCCGCCGCACCGGCCGCACCGAAGAAGAAGTCGCCCTGGTCGAAACCTACGCCAAAGAGCTGGGCATCTTCCGCACTGACGACGCCCCGATGCCGAAGTTCACCACGCTGGTCAAACTGGACGTCAGCACGGTCGAGCCGTCGATGGCCGGTCCGAAGCGTCCGCAAGATCGTGTTGCGCTCGCCAACATGAAGTCGGAATTCCAGCGCACGCTGACGGCGCCGATCGAACAGCGCGGATTCGCCTTGGGCGAAGACGAACTGGCCCGTACCGGCACGGTCGAAAACAATGGTTCGTCCGCCACGATCGGCCATGGCGCCGTCGTGATCGCGGCGATCACCAGCTGCACCAACACCAGCAACCCGTCGGTGATGTTGTCGGCCGGTCTGTTGGCTCGCAATGCGGTCGCCAAGGGACTTCGCGTTCCGTCGTACGTCAAGACGAGCCTGGCGCCGGGCTCGCGCGTCGTGACCGACTACCTGAACAAGGCCGGCCTGATGGATGATCTGGAAGCCCTCGGTTTCAGCCTGGTTGGCTATGGCTGCACCACCTGCATCGGCAACAGCGGTCCGCTGCCCGATCCGGTCGCCGCGGCGGTGACCAGCGGCAATTTGGTCGCTTCGGCGGTGCTGAGCGGTAACCGCAACTTTGAAGGTCGCGTCAATCCGCTGGTGAAAGCCAATTACCTGGCCAGCCCGCCGCTGGTTGTGGCGTACGCCATCGCCGGCAGCACCGACATCGACCTGGTCACCGAGCCGATCGGTAAGGATGGCGAAGGAAACGACGTCTTCCTGATAGACATCTGGCCCACTTCGGAAGAAGTGCTGGCGACCATCGACACCGCGCTGACGCCGGAGATGTTTCAATCGCAGTACAACTCCGCCTTTGAGTCGAACCCGACCTGGAACAAGATCGCGGTCGTTGAGGGAGAACTGTACGACTGGGACGAAAGCAGCACGTATATCCAAGAGCCGCCGTTCATGGTCGACATGGGGATCGAGCCGGAAGTGCTGAAGCCGATCACCGGCGCCCGCGTGTTGGCGCTGCTCGGCGACTCGGTTACGACCGACCATATCTCGCCGGCAGGTGCGATCGCCAAAGATAGCCCGGCTGGCCGCTACCTGATCGAAAACGGCGTCGAGCCGATCGACTTTAACAGCTATGGTTCGCGTCGCGGTAACGACCGCGTGATGCACCGGGGCACCTTCGCCAACATTCGCATCCGCAATCGTCTGGCGCCGGGGACCGAAGGTGGTTGGACTCGTTACCTGCCGACCGGCGAAGTGATGTCGATCTACGACGCGGCGGAGAAGTACAAAGCGGACGGCACGCCGCTGGTCGTCTTGGCCGGCAAAGAATATGGTACCGGCAGCAGCCGCGACTGGGCCGCTAAGGGAACCTTCCTGCTGGGCGTCACCGCAGTGATCACCTCCAGCTTCGAGCGGATCCACCGCAGCAACCTGGTTGGCATGGGCGTCTTGCCGCTTGAGTTCCCCACCGGTAAGTCGTGGGAAACCTTGGGCCTGACCGGGGAAGAAACGTTCGACATCGTCGTGGCCGACGACCTGAAGCCAGGCGGAGAAGTCCCCGTGAAGGCGACTCGCCCCGACGGCAGCACGTTGGAGTTTACCGCCAAGTGCCGCATCGACACCCCGGTCGAAATGGAATATTACCGCAACGGCGGCATCCTGCAGACCGTGCTGCGAAAGCTGCTGCAGGGCTAA
- a CDS encoding DUF1559 family PulG-like putative transporter codes for MVGDPLTNGNAVRGRLAGAAYGPSGSYSGAATNYEFIVNCSQEYASCNAYATSSSNTKRMFGADVNTSFANVLYGLSNTFMMGETTKYHVNGGAFAWSYRNWVMTGIDTYYSNGSLGGINVLHQPQVNNAAWQSPPFVPIRGRVQTSRKPGRG; via the coding sequence ATCGTCGGTGACCCGCTCACCAACGGCAACGCCGTCCGCGGTCGACTGGCCGGGGCCGCCTACGGACCGAGCGGTTCGTACTCGGGCGCTGCGACCAATTACGAGTTCATCGTCAATTGCAGTCAAGAGTATGCGAGCTGCAACGCTTACGCCACGTCATCGAGCAATACCAAGCGGATGTTTGGCGCTGATGTGAACACCAGCTTCGCGAACGTGCTGTATGGTCTCTCCAACACCTTCATGATGGGCGAAACGACCAAATACCACGTTAATGGCGGCGCATTCGCCTGGTCGTATCGCAACTGGGTGATGACCGGAATCGACACGTATTACAGCAACGGCTCGCTGGGTGGGATCAACGTCTTGCATCAGCCGCAAGTGAACAACGCCGCTTGGCAGAGCCCGCCGTTTGTGCCGATTCGGGGGCGCGTTCAAACTTCGCGAAAGCCGGGGCGTGGCTGA
- a CDS encoding alpha/beta hydrolase, giving the protein MRSRSPSRKSTDCYTPLGYSAEKKYPVLYLLHGIGGDETEWKRFAQPQALHDNLIADGTSTPMIVVMANGRAQKNDQAEGNVFSHAPAFAKFERAPESAQTAGSAKRRCSLAADARR; this is encoded by the coding sequence ATGCGATCACGCAGTCCGTCGAGAAAATCAACGGACTGCTATACGCCGCTAGGCTACTCAGCCGAAAAGAAATACCCGGTCCTCTATCTGTTGCATGGGATCGGCGGCGACGAGACCGAGTGGAAACGGTTCGCCCAACCGCAAGCCTTGCATGACAATCTGATCGCCGACGGTACGTCGACGCCGATGATCGTGGTGATGGCCAATGGCCGCGCCCAGAAAAACGACCAGGCCGAAGGAAACGTCTTCAGCCACGCCCCGGCTTTCGCGAAGTTTGAACGCGCCCCCGAATCGGCACAAACGGCGGGCTCTGCCAAGCGGCGTTGTTCACTTGCGGCTGATGCAAGACGTTGA
- a CDS encoding DUF309 domain-containing protein, whose protein sequence is MPRYAPQFSLPPYAYVPGMHAHPISHPAGHSFQSETPPIDCPIDLRRCESFLRGIDLFNAGYYWEAHEAWEAIWHAQKRAGESAAQIQGLIKLAAAGVKAREGSAVGVARHAARAIELLDDSEGRPLPIQLAELRRLAQDAAAQPDAYLDTLPAPVRVVFATPIRLLG, encoded by the coding sequence ATGCCTCGCTATGCTCCCCAGTTCTCGCTTCCTCCCTACGCGTACGTTCCGGGGATGCATGCGCACCCGATTTCGCATCCCGCCGGGCATAGTTTTCAGAGCGAAACGCCGCCGATCGACTGCCCGATCGACCTGCGGCGGTGCGAATCCTTCTTACGCGGAATCGATCTCTTTAACGCTGGCTACTATTGGGAAGCGCACGAGGCCTGGGAGGCGATCTGGCACGCCCAGAAAAGAGCAGGGGAGTCCGCCGCCCAGATCCAAGGGCTGATCAAGTTGGCCGCCGCCGGCGTGAAAGCGCGCGAAGGCTCGGCGGTCGGCGTCGCCCGGCATGCGGCGCGAGCGATCGAACTTCTCGACGATAGCGAAGGCCGACCATTGCCGATCCAACTCGCAGAGCTCCGCAGGTTGGCTCAAGATGCGGCGGCCCAGCCAGACGCTTACCTCGATACGCTGCCTGCGCCAGTCCGCGTCGTTTTCGCAACGCCCATTCGGCTGCTTGGCTGA